CAAGGAGCCGGTCTTCGACTCCGTCTACACCCTCGAGGTGCTGCTCCCGGCCTTCACCGGCATGGTCGCCACGCTCGAGTTCGACGCCGAGCGCACCGGTGAGCTGGCCCCCCAGGGGTTCTCCCTGGCCACCGACGTCGCCGAGTGGCTGGTGCGCCAGAACGTGCCGTTCCGCATCGCCCACGAGGTCGCCGGTGCGTGCGTACGCCGCTGCGAGGAGCTCGGCATCGAGCTGAACGAGCTCACCGACGAGCAGTTCGAGGAGATCTCGCCGGCCCTGACGCCGCAGGTGCGCGAGGTCCTCACCGCGCCGGGCTCGGTGGCCTCGCGCGACGGTCGGGGCGGCACCGCCCCGGTGCGGGTGCGCGAGCAGCTCGACGAGCTGGTGGCCCGGGCGGGCGTCCTGCGTGGCCGCCTCGCCTGAGCAGCCTGGGCCGGCAGGGCTGCTGCCGCTCCTGGACGGTGCCCCGGAGGAGGTCGCACCGCGGCTCCTCGGTGCCGTCCTCCGCCACGGCGAGGTCGCGCTGCGGCTGACCGAGGTCGAGGCGTACGCCGGTGAGGACGACCCCGGCTCGCACGCCTACCGCGGCCCGACCCCGCGCACCGAGGTGATGTTCGGCCCGGCTGGGCGGCTCTACACCTACTTCAGCTACGGCATGCACGTGTGCGCCAACGTGGTGGTGGGCCACGAGGGCCGGGCAGCGGCCGTGCTGCTGCGCGCCGGCGAGGTGGTCGAGGGCCACGACGTCGCCCGGGCCCGGCGCCCCCGCTCCAGCGAGCGCGACCTGACCAGGGGACCGGCCCGCCTGTGCCAGGCCCTGGCGATCACGCTCGAGCACGGGGGCAGCGACCTGGTGGCCGGGCCGGTCACCCTGGAGCCGGGGCCGGCGCCCGAGCACTGGGAGAGCGGACCG
The Nocardioides marinisabuli genome window above contains:
- a CDS encoding DNA-3-methyladenine glycosylase, whose translation is MAASPEQPGPAGLLPLLDGAPEEVAPRLLGAVLRHGEVALRLTEVEAYAGEDDPGSHAYRGPTPRTEVMFGPAGRLYTYFSYGMHVCANVVVGHEGRAAAVLLRAGEVVEGHDVARARRPRSSERDLTRGPARLCQALAITLEHGGSDLVAGPVTLEPGPAPEHWESGPRVGLRGAPERPWRFWLPGEPSVSTYRPAAARPAPSTGPGGRR